The genome window TGATCACGGAGCAGAGGGAGGGGACGCTGGAAGTCCTTCTGTTGTCACCTGCATCGAGGACAGAATATTTTCTGGGCTGCCTTGCAGAACAAACACAGAGAGCGCTCCTGGAATTTGGAGCCGTTCTTTTGACTGGGGTTTTATTTGGAGCGAACCTTAAGGCTCTTTTTACCTTCAGCGCTTTGTTGGTCATTCTTCTCGCCGTGTTCGCATTTTTCTGCATGGGACTTTCCCTGTCGGCGGTAATGCTGGAGACAAGGGATACCTACATCACGCAGAATACCCTGTTTTTTATTATGAGCCTGAGCTGCGGAATCGCATTTCCGATTCAATACCTTCCGGTCTGGGTGCAAAAATTCGCACAGATTTTGCCCCTCACTCCGGCAGTAGAACTGTTTCGGAGAGTGATCATTCACCGGGAAATGCTTGCGGGAAACGGAAAACTGATTTTGCAGGTGTTACTTTTATGCCTGCTCTACGCTGGACTTGGTATTTGGTGGTTCAGGAAGAAGGAGCGTGTCCTGGTCGAGAGCATTTTTGCATGAAATTTTGCATGAAGAAAAGAGAAAAGAAGGGAACAGCCAAAATGGAACAAGCAGAAAAAATCAAGAAAAAGCAGATGGCAGATAGTCAGAGGAAAATCATAGCCAGAAATCTGGTCAAAGATTATGAATTAAAAGAAAAAAGAGGGCTATTTCGCCCCAGAACGAGAAAAACGGTCCACGCCGTAAAAGGAGTTTCCCTGGAAATTCCACGAGGTAAGATCATCGGTCTTTTAGGAATTAACGGAGCCGGAAAAATGACGAC of Roseburia hominis contains these proteins:
- a CDS encoding ABC transporter permease, whose protein sequence is MLQVIKSTYRKNRIGILRAVPWSFIVSRIVTGVTQIVFPYFIYHYYMEGNLNREYYHYTNGADYMTFIVLGSAFNVLAVATLMNVGRALITEQREGTLEVLLLSPASRTEYFLGCLAEQTQRALLEFGAVLLTGVLFGANLKALFTFSALLVILLAVFAFFCMGLSLSAVMLETRDTYITQNTLFFIMSLSCGIAFPIQYLPVWVQKFAQILPLTPAVELFRRVIIHREMLAGNGKLILQVLLLCLLYAGLGIWWFRKKERVLVESIFA